A genomic stretch from Rubripirellula reticaptiva includes:
- a CDS encoding M50 family metallopeptidase — protein MLIDSIAAAIPIFDAIALAASLPIADLSLVDLPLAATDDPGFVSSLLTNIMLWGRVALGIGLVIFVHELGHFVAAKSFGVKCEKFYVGFDVPIKIGPIKFPRTLGKFTYGETEYGIGIIPLGGYVKMLGQDDDPRKLEEENKRITVDSDTAEEPVLDPRSFPAKPVWQRMIIISAGVVVNVITGILFAAMAFGYGVTYSPAIVGGVTPGGPAWQAGIEPGGKVLSIGTLHDDNMHFREMKMEILTQGFEKPDQPIDVAIQYDDGVRNFKLQPKGLPDNKEFRMIGVAIPESVTLDTKSYARPQSVAAEAFTEADAGATITAFGDTAIDDSSIVPGTNFFDYLYTHPSESIELTLTRADEAKTVTKVTLPPQKAKSIGIRYAVGPIVALVDGGPADKAGLKVGDMIEAVADNESVDAYSLPNQLVGSTEPLTFRVRRGQDDAAETVSITITPNDSLQTLSPTAVLSGDIGVNSFGFAYKPLPTVSRVLDEQSTDGEALQPGDQLQEVRLVMDDADMPEWLKDERYAPVLESLREGQEFTSTTPLNAFVDTIQYLPIGAKLEVKATRGTDNKIVSSTLAIQEDDRYLFDRGLGLPPREAVQQADSIGQALSLGFREGQRRFKDVVRFLKMLPQGRIGLKHVGGPLAIVDIAKNEAEKGISPQLMFLTMLSMNLAILNFLPIPALDGGHMMFLLYELVVGKRANEQLEFRLTIIGLLSLLTLMVVVFANDLFRYLN, from the coding sequence ATGTTGATTGACTCGATCGCAGCGGCGATTCCAATTTTTGATGCGATCGCTTTGGCGGCTTCCCTGCCGATTGCTGACCTTTCGCTGGTCGACCTGCCGCTGGCCGCCACGGATGACCCTGGATTCGTATCATCCTTGCTGACCAACATCATGCTGTGGGGCCGAGTCGCGCTGGGCATTGGCTTGGTGATTTTCGTTCATGAACTCGGGCACTTCGTCGCCGCCAAATCGTTCGGCGTCAAATGCGAAAAGTTCTATGTCGGCTTTGACGTGCCGATCAAAATCGGACCGATCAAGTTTCCGCGGACGCTGGGCAAGTTCACCTACGGCGAAACCGAATACGGCATCGGCATCATCCCGCTTGGCGGATACGTGAAGATGCTCGGCCAAGACGACGATCCGCGCAAACTCGAAGAAGAAAACAAACGCATCACCGTCGACAGTGACACGGCCGAAGAACCCGTGCTGGACCCGCGCAGTTTCCCCGCCAAACCTGTTTGGCAGCGAATGATCATCATCAGCGCCGGCGTCGTGGTGAATGTCATCACCGGTATCTTGTTCGCTGCGATGGCGTTCGGATACGGCGTCACTTACAGCCCCGCGATCGTCGGCGGCGTCACGCCAGGCGGCCCTGCGTGGCAAGCCGGAATCGAACCGGGCGGAAAAGTTCTATCGATCGGAACGTTGCATGACGACAACATGCACTTTCGTGAAATGAAGATGGAGATCCTGACGCAAGGATTCGAAAAGCCCGACCAACCGATCGACGTGGCCATCCAGTACGACGACGGTGTCCGCAACTTTAAACTGCAACCCAAGGGGCTGCCGGACAATAAAGAGTTCCGCATGATCGGTGTCGCGATTCCCGAATCAGTCACACTCGACACGAAATCATACGCACGCCCTCAAAGCGTCGCTGCCGAAGCATTCACCGAAGCCGATGCTGGCGCGACCATCACGGCATTCGGCGATACGGCGATCGACGATTCCTCGATCGTGCCCGGCACCAACTTCTTTGATTACTTGTACACACACCCAAGTGAATCCATCGAGTTGACCCTAACGCGCGCGGACGAGGCCAAGACCGTTACCAAGGTCACCCTGCCGCCGCAAAAAGCAAAATCGATCGGCATCCGCTACGCCGTCGGCCCGATCGTTGCCTTGGTTGACGGCGGACCAGCCGATAAAGCCGGACTAAAAGTCGGCGACATGATCGAAGCGGTTGCTGACAACGAATCGGTTGACGCCTACAGCTTGCCAAACCAACTGGTCGGATCGACCGAACCACTGACCTTCCGAGTCCGCCGAGGACAAGACGATGCAGCAGAGACCGTGTCGATCACGATCACTCCCAACGATTCGCTGCAAACGCTTTCGCCAACTGCGGTGCTGTCGGGCGACATCGGTGTCAACTCGTTTGGATTTGCTTACAAGCCATTGCCCACGGTAAGCCGTGTGCTGGATGAACAGTCCACCGATGGCGAGGCTTTGCAACCCGGCGATCAACTGCAAGAAGTCCGTTTGGTGATGGACGATGCAGACATGCCCGAGTGGTTGAAGGACGAACGATACGCACCGGTCCTTGAATCGCTGCGTGAAGGCCAGGAATTCACTTCGACGACGCCATTAAATGCGTTTGTCGATACGATCCAGTACTTGCCCATCGGGGCAAAGCTGGAAGTCAAAGCGACTCGCGGAACCGACAATAAAATCGTTTCATCAACGCTGGCCATCCAGGAAGACGACCGATACTTGTTCGATCGAGGACTCGGATTGCCTCCGCGCGAAGCCGTCCAGCAAGCCGACTCGATCGGCCAGGCGTTATCGCTGGGATTCCGCGAAGGTCAACGTCGTTTCAAAGATGTCGTGCGATTCTTGAAGATGTTGCCGCAAGGTCGCATCGGTCTGAAACACGTTGGCGGCCCGCTGGCGATTGTCGACATCGCCAAGAATGAAGCCGAAAAAGGGATCTCTCCCCAATTGATGTTCTTGACGATGTTGAGCATGAACTTGGCGATCTTGAACTTCCTGCCGATCCCTGCGCTCGACGGAGGTCACATGATGTTCCTGCTGTATGAATTGGTCGTCGGCAAGCGTGCGAACGAACAACTGGAATTCCGCCTGACCATCATCGGACTGCTATCGCTGTTGACCTTGATGGTCGTGGTCTTCGCCAATGACTTGTTCCGGTATCTGAACTAG
- a CDS encoding PQQ-binding-like beta-propeller repeat protein has translation MADNWPGWMGPSRDGVYREKGIIDEVPAEGLKVKWRTPIAGGYAGPAVVDGRVFVFDYQKTAGEAFNNPGERANLQGQERLTVLEAGSGKQLWQYAYNCPYSISYPAGPRCTPTVDGGHVYILGSEGDLQALRVTDGELVWKRSLKEDFSAEVPIWGFSAHPLVDSDLLYTMVGGDGQGIVAFDKLTGEVKWKAIDSAAGYCPPSIIEHGGARQLIAYTPTSVTSLDPATGKQYWSIPIEPSFEMSIARPMVDGDLMYASGIRTEAVMIELANDRPSAKEIWRGEPKNAVHSANATPIFADGVVYGTDCDQGSLIAVDAKDGSRLWSTFEATKPDEKRFIKHGTAFLTRVADTDRYLIFSETGDLQMAKLTATGYEDLGRFHVLEPTSECFGRSVVWSHPAYSGQTVFARNDKEIVAVDLAK, from the coding sequence ATGGCTGATAATTGGCCGGGATGGATGGGGCCGTCTCGGGATGGAGTGTACCGTGAAAAGGGAATCATCGACGAGGTGCCTGCCGAAGGCTTGAAGGTCAAATGGCGAACGCCGATCGCAGGCGGCTACGCTGGTCCTGCGGTCGTAGACGGCCGCGTGTTCGTGTTTGACTATCAAAAAACCGCTGGCGAAGCGTTTAACAATCCCGGCGAACGAGCCAATTTGCAAGGGCAAGAACGTTTGACCGTGCTGGAGGCCGGGTCCGGAAAACAGCTTTGGCAATATGCTTACAATTGCCCCTACAGCATTTCCTATCCAGCCGGCCCACGTTGCACGCCGACCGTTGATGGCGGACATGTTTACATTCTGGGCAGCGAAGGCGACTTGCAGGCTTTGCGAGTCACCGACGGCGAATTGGTTTGGAAACGAAGCCTGAAGGAAGACTTTTCTGCGGAAGTGCCAATCTGGGGATTTTCTGCACACCCGTTGGTCGATAGTGATCTGCTTTACACCATGGTCGGCGGCGACGGACAAGGCATCGTCGCATTCGACAAGTTGACCGGCGAAGTGAAATGGAAAGCAATCGATTCGGCAGCCGGTTATTGTCCTCCGTCGATTATCGAGCATGGTGGTGCGAGGCAATTGATCGCTTACACGCCAACGTCAGTGACTAGTTTGGATCCTGCGACCGGCAAACAGTACTGGAGCATCCCGATCGAACCGAGCTTTGAAATGTCGATCGCGCGTCCCATGGTTGACGGTGACCTGATGTATGCCAGTGGCATTCGCACCGAAGCGGTGATGATCGAACTGGCAAACGATCGTCCTAGCGCCAAAGAAATTTGGCGAGGCGAACCAAAGAACGCAGTTCACAGCGCCAATGCGACACCGATTTTCGCAGACGGTGTCGTCTACGGAACCGATTGTGACCAAGGCAGCTTGATCGCGGTCGATGCCAAAGACGGTTCGCGGTTGTGGTCAACGTTCGAAGCCACCAAGCCCGACGAGAAACGATTCATTAAACACGGAACCGCTTTCTTGACTCGAGTGGCCGACACCGATCGCTATTTGATTTTCAGCGAAACCGGCGACCTGCAAATGGCAAAATTGACGGCGACGGGTTACGAAGACCTCGGTCGCTTCCACGTCCTCGAACCGACCTCAGAGTGTTTTGGCCGGTCCGTGGTGTGGAGTCATCCCGCGTATTCTGGACAGACTGTTTTCGCACGCAACGACAAAGAGATCGTAGCTGTTGATCTGGCAAAATAG
- a CDS encoding SixA phosphatase family protein, producing MTTDAAQPPPMPSRATKTLVLMRHAKSDWGDSSLSDHDRPLNKRGNRDAPIMGKWLADVAPTPSLVLSSSAVRTQETVAAMTSNWSTQPTIRLLESLYLAGPEAIWRTAASEGGQHDCVMMLGHNPGMSQLTSLMADRGIEMPTACMAIFRLSITRWSEWSKDTDLEFVQFMSPKLL from the coding sequence ATGACCACCGATGCAGCCCAACCGCCCCCCATGCCAAGTCGAGCAACGAAAACGTTGGTTTTGATGCGACACGCAAAGAGCGACTGGGGTGATTCCAGCCTTTCGGATCATGACCGTCCGCTGAATAAACGCGGTAACCGTGACGCGCCGATCATGGGAAAATGGCTTGCCGACGTTGCCCCCACCCCTAGCTTGGTGCTGTCGTCATCCGCGGTCCGAACCCAAGAAACCGTTGCCGCGATGACATCGAACTGGTCGACCCAACCGACCATCAGGCTGTTGGAATCCCTGTACTTGGCCGGTCCCGAAGCGATCTGGCGAACGGCGGCCAGCGAAGGTGGTCAGCACGATTGCGTGATGATGCTCGGGCACAATCCGGGCATGAGCCAACTGACCAGTTTGATGGCCGACCGTGGGATCGAGATGCCAACCGCTTGCATGGCAATCTTTCGATTAAGCATCACCCGTTGGAGTGAATGGTCTAAGGATACGGATCTTGAATTCGTGCAATTCATGAGCCCCAAGCTGCTTTAG
- a CDS encoding metallophosphoesterase gives MSATLAWITSLAILAGHFGLMLSSYNRINGFGWPRKNIKRCTKVMFAFTLAWPIIAAVVWREFLTDWLGGHADIASVPPVLAVYSILCLIAWPMLGIPWLYFRPALGIEAVKAMVKTEVVPVQQVVSNRLALTKKCKLESRLPINQVFDLSIDQIDLPIVGLPTKLDGYRIAHLSDIHLTGDIHPDFAGYAVERANRWNPHLMALTGDIIDKQPCIDWLGQIFGPARARDGCYFVLGNHDTRIVDSWQTREAMDRAGWTDLGSRGLKTSLGGVGSMIIGNEHPWYQRPTIDPKSEEGFRLLLSHSPDQFGWARQHNVTLMLAGHTHGGQGRLPVAGPLLSPSFHGSRYASGNFYRYPTTMHVTRGLAGTHLIRINCRPQLSLLTLRVAT, from the coding sequence ATGTCTGCAACGCTTGCATGGATCACCTCGCTTGCCATCCTTGCGGGGCACTTCGGTTTGATGCTGTCCAGTTACAACCGCATCAACGGGTTCGGATGGCCTCGCAAAAACATCAAACGATGTACCAAAGTCATGTTTGCGTTTACGCTTGCCTGGCCGATCATCGCAGCCGTCGTGTGGCGAGAATTCTTGACGGACTGGTTGGGCGGACACGCGGACATCGCGTCGGTGCCGCCGGTACTAGCGGTGTACTCAATCCTTTGCTTGATCGCGTGGCCGATGCTGGGGATTCCCTGGTTGTACTTCCGACCGGCCTTGGGAATCGAAGCGGTGAAAGCGATGGTCAAGACTGAAGTCGTTCCGGTGCAACAAGTGGTATCGAACCGATTGGCGTTGACGAAAAAGTGCAAACTCGAGTCTCGCTTGCCCATCAATCAAGTATTTGATCTGTCGATTGATCAGATTGATTTGCCCATCGTCGGCCTGCCTACAAAGCTAGACGGGTACCGCATTGCTCATTTGTCCGACATTCATTTAACCGGCGACATCCATCCGGACTTCGCGGGTTACGCAGTCGAACGAGCGAACCGCTGGAATCCGCACTTGATGGCACTAACCGGTGACATCATCGATAAACAGCCTTGCATCGATTGGCTGGGACAAATTTTCGGCCCCGCCCGAGCTCGAGACGGCTGCTACTTTGTGCTTGGCAATCATGACACACGGATCGTTGATTCGTGGCAAACTCGTGAAGCGATGGACCGTGCAGGATGGACAGACCTCGGCAGCCGGGGGCTAAAGACATCGCTCGGCGGAGTCGGCTCGATGATCATCGGCAACGAACATCCTTGGTACCAACGGCCAACGATCGATCCCAAATCTGAGGAAGGCTTCCGCTTGTTGCTGAGCCATAGCCCGGACCAATTCGGCTGGGCTCGACAACACAACGTCACGCTGATGTTGGCCGGACACACCCATGGTGGCCAAGGGCGATTACCAGTCGCCGGCCCCCTGCTAAGCCCCAGTTTCCACGGCAGCCGTTACGCATCAGGTAACTTCTATCGTTACCCAACAACGATGCACGTGACTCGCGGGTTGGCCGGCACCCATTTAATCCGCATCAACTGCCGACCTCAACTCTCGCTGCTGACCTTACGGGTCGCAACGTAA
- a CDS encoding serine/threonine-protein kinase, which translates to MSDRDQRLANVLSEVTDAICRGEIIDIETVCTSNPDLADELKSLLGAVLVTDTAGAGRDEGLVDETAAGSRWRSLQLPTTVGDYQLIEELGRGGMGVVFRARQISLGRDVAVKMILRGGLASETDLNRFMAEAAATAKLEHAGIVPVYEVGDVDGRPFFSMQLVEGVTLAEMVADGPLPQRQAARIVADIACAIEFAHRHGVLHRDLKPSNILIADDGTAMVTDFGLAKQITDSDELTRSGMLLGTPAYMSPEQAGGRRGLVGPASDVYGLGCVLYFALTGRPPLVAESPMELVMLVIEQDPAPPRALRPSLDRDLEMITIRCLQKPIDLRYESAGALADDLKAYLDDERVAAGSGRFSQVVARLFRETHHAAVLENWGTLWIWHSLVILVACLLTWQLDYHNVQQRWIYAAVWTVGLGAWATVFWSMRRRMGPVTFIERQVAHVWGASMIAIGLLFPLEWWLEMPVLSLSPMLGIISAMVFIVKAGMFNGTFYLQAASLLAVSVVMAMYPDFAHFWFGLVAAACFFIPGYKYARRRNFVR; encoded by the coding sequence GTGAGCGATCGCGATCAACGGTTGGCGAATGTCTTGTCCGAGGTTACTGATGCGATCTGTCGCGGCGAAATCATTGATATTGAAACGGTCTGTACCAGCAATCCCGATCTGGCGGATGAACTAAAAAGTTTGCTCGGTGCCGTACTGGTGACGGACACCGCCGGTGCTGGTCGAGACGAGGGTTTGGTCGACGAAACAGCGGCTGGCAGTCGTTGGCGAAGTCTGCAATTGCCGACGACGGTGGGCGACTATCAGTTGATCGAAGAACTTGGCCGCGGCGGAATGGGCGTTGTTTTTCGGGCGCGGCAAATCAGTCTCGGACGCGACGTTGCGGTCAAGATGATTTTGCGAGGAGGGCTAGCAAGCGAAACGGACCTGAACCGTTTCATGGCCGAAGCTGCGGCGACGGCGAAGCTGGAACATGCCGGGATCGTACCGGTCTATGAAGTGGGTGACGTCGACGGTCGGCCCTTCTTTAGCATGCAGTTGGTTGAGGGAGTGACGCTGGCCGAGATGGTCGCTGATGGACCGCTGCCGCAGCGACAGGCCGCCAGAATCGTCGCGGACATCGCTTGCGCAATCGAGTTTGCTCACCGACACGGAGTTTTGCATCGCGATTTGAAGCCCAGCAATATTTTGATCGCCGATGATGGCACGGCGATGGTGACTGACTTTGGGTTGGCCAAGCAGATCACCGACAGCGATGAACTAACTCGTAGCGGCATGTTGTTGGGAACGCCGGCTTATATGTCACCTGAACAGGCCGGCGGTCGACGCGGTTTGGTGGGACCGGCCAGCGACGTGTACGGTCTCGGATGCGTGCTGTATTTCGCACTGACGGGACGTCCGCCCTTGGTTGCCGAATCACCGATGGAGTTGGTGATGTTGGTGATCGAACAAGACCCGGCACCGCCCCGTGCACTGCGTCCGAGTTTGGATCGTGACTTGGAAATGATCACGATTCGGTGTTTGCAAAAACCGATTGACTTACGTTACGAATCGGCCGGTGCGTTGGCCGACGATTTGAAAGCCTACTTGGATGACGAGCGGGTTGCCGCTGGCAGCGGCCGGTTCAGTCAAGTCGTCGCTCGGCTGTTCCGCGAAACTCATCACGCAGCCGTTTTAGAGAATTGGGGCACGTTGTGGATTTGGCACTCGTTGGTCATCCTGGTTGCGTGTCTGTTGACGTGGCAGCTTGACTATCACAACGTCCAACAGCGCTGGATCTATGCGGCTGTTTGGACGGTTGGATTGGGCGCTTGGGCGACCGTGTTTTGGTCGATGCGCCGGCGCATGGGGCCGGTTACGTTCATCGAACGGCAAGTCGCGCATGTGTGGGGCGCCAGCATGATTGCCATCGGCCTGCTGTTCCCACTGGAATGGTGGCTTGAGATGCCGGTGCTAAGTTTGTCGCCGATGTTGGGAATTATCAGCGCGATGGTATTTATCGTCAAAGCTGGCATGTTCAACGGCACCTTCTACTTGCAAGCAGCCTCGCTGTTGGCGGTTTCGGTGGTGATGGCGATGTATCCGGATTTTGCCCACTTCTGGTTCGGACTTGTTGCCGCCGCGTGTTTTTTCATTCCCGGTTACAAGTATGCACGTCGGCGAAATTTCGTTCGCTAA
- a CDS encoding sigma-70 family RNA polymerase sigma factor: protein MEKSIWPSDDRTETLLKSAKNGDVDAVNTLLERHRAPIRRLVEMRLDRKVQRRVDVSDVVQDVMIEANNRLSKYLDDPAMAFHLWLRQIAWDRIIDTYRRHRVSAKRNMDREQPMSVPAGSDHSTMELAIQLCDPALTPAAAATQREIAGQVEAAIEQLGDQDREIILMRHYEHLTNLEISQVMNLNPPAASMRYLRAVRRLRELLEDQSINPNASESGE from the coding sequence TTGGAAAAATCAATTTGGCCTAGCGACGACCGTACCGAAACTTTGCTTAAATCGGCAAAGAACGGCGATGTTGACGCGGTGAATACCCTTTTAGAACGACATCGTGCACCGATTCGCCGGCTGGTGGAAATGCGTCTGGATCGAAAAGTCCAGCGTCGTGTTGATGTTAGCGATGTCGTTCAAGATGTGATGATCGAAGCCAACAATCGGCTTAGCAAATACCTTGATGATCCAGCGATGGCGTTTCATCTTTGGCTGCGTCAGATCGCCTGGGACCGAATCATCGATACCTATCGTCGTCATCGTGTTTCGGCAAAGCGAAACATGGACCGCGAGCAACCAATGTCGGTTCCGGCAGGATCGGATCACTCGACGATGGAACTGGCGATTCAGTTATGCGACCCGGCGCTGACACCCGCTGCCGCGGCGACTCAGCGAGAGATCGCCGGTCAAGTCGAGGCTGCGATCGAACAACTTGGCGATCAAGATCGCGAGATCATTTTGATGCGGCACTACGAGCATTTGACGAATCTCGAAATCTCGCAAGTGATGAATCTGAATCCGCCCGCGGCCAGCATGCGATACCTGCGTGCGGTGCGGCGTCTGCGTGAGTTGCTGGAAGATCAATCGATCAATCCCAATGCCAGCGAGAGCGGCGAGTGA
- a CDS encoding 3-keto-disaccharide hydrolase, producing MKISFALSLVCLFSVGSVASAEDTATAEAADTVVLFDGKDLTGWVGREDLWSTEDGQIVGRTTDSDPIDGNTFLIYKAEEFENFELTAEFKIEGGNSGIQYRSRVVDEAKYVVSGYQADIDDANKFAGILYEEKARGILALRGETVTIGSDGKKSKVQFGNAEKLGNGIHPGKWNDFRVVADGNHLQHFINGAMTSEVIDEQSDKAAKTGIIALQLHKGPAMTVRFKNIKIRKL from the coding sequence ATGAAGATTTCTTTCGCACTTTCACTGGTCTGTTTGTTTTCGGTTGGTTCGGTCGCTAGCGCCGAGGATACGGCCACGGCCGAAGCAGCCGATACGGTGGTGCTATTCGACGGCAAGGATTTGACCGGATGGGTCGGTCGTGAAGATTTGTGGTCAACCGAGGATGGACAAATTGTCGGTCGAACGACCGATAGTGACCCGATCGATGGCAATACATTCCTGATCTACAAAGCGGAAGAATTCGAAAACTTTGAATTGACGGCCGAGTTCAAGATCGAAGGTGGCAATTCCGGAATCCAGTATCGCAGCCGAGTGGTTGATGAAGCCAAGTACGTTGTGTCGGGCTATCAGGCTGACATTGACGATGCGAACAAATTTGCGGGCATTCTGTACGAAGAAAAGGCTCGCGGAATTCTGGCACTGCGTGGCGAAACGGTCACCATTGGATCGGACGGTAAAAAATCTAAGGTTCAGTTTGGCAATGCCGAAAAGCTGGGCAACGGCATTCACCCGGGCAAGTGGAATGACTTTCGTGTCGTTGCCGATGGAAACCATCTTCAGCACTTCATTAATGGCGCGATGACCAGCGAAGTGATCGACGAGCAATCCGATAAGGCCGCCAAGACAGGCATTATCGCTTTGCAATTGCACAAAGGCCCGGCGATGACAGTACGTTTCAAGAACATCAAGATTCGCAAACTATAG
- a CDS encoding dihydroorotase translates to MTRTVFRNAEVVFHDGVRTASVVVENGRILDVDGGSNVQADEVIDCAGLHLMPGVIDDQVHFREPGLTHKEDLATASHACAAGGVTSFLEMPNTKPPAVTVEGVRAKDAIAAQKSLVNYGFYIGATPDNVAELNAAKDVPGIKIFIGSSTGNLLVDQQEALERIFAETTLPICAHCEDETTVRANAARLAGTSDITDHSRIRDENAAVIATRRATELARRHQHRFHVLHVSTAAELPLLVDGSPFVTAEICLHHIFFNVDDYPRLGSRIQMNPSIKTKSDNDGLWNALLDGTIQVIATDHAPHTLEEKSKPYPESPSGLPAVENSLALMLDRVVTGRCTINQVASWMCDAPARVWDIVGKGRIEAGYDADLVLVDLQKQRTICDEEQHTKTRWSPWHGSTLTGWPVATYVGGHRVWSDEAGFDESFRGAKLKFDHSRGGYWNTMGGIGPAE, encoded by the coding sequence ATGACTCGCACAGTCTTTCGCAACGCTGAAGTCGTTTTTCATGATGGGGTTCGCACGGCATCGGTTGTCGTCGAAAACGGTCGAATCCTTGATGTGGACGGTGGTTCAAACGTTCAGGCAGATGAAGTGATTGACTGTGCCGGTTTGCATTTGATGCCTGGTGTGATCGACGACCAAGTTCATTTCCGCGAACCTGGCCTGACTCACAAAGAAGACTTGGCGACTGCATCGCACGCTTGTGCCGCTGGCGGAGTAACTTCGTTTCTCGAAATGCCAAACACCAAGCCTCCGGCAGTGACAGTCGAGGGCGTCCGCGCGAAGGACGCAATCGCTGCCCAAAAGTCGCTGGTGAATTATGGTTTTTACATCGGCGCTACACCTGACAACGTTGCCGAGCTGAATGCGGCGAAGGATGTTCCCGGCATCAAGATTTTTATCGGCAGCAGCACCGGCAATTTGTTGGTCGATCAACAGGAAGCACTGGAGCGAATTTTTGCGGAAACGACGTTGCCGATTTGTGCTCATTGCGAAGATGAAACGACAGTGCGAGCCAATGCGGCTCGGCTTGCCGGTACGTCGGACATCACCGACCACTCGCGAATTCGTGACGAGAACGCTGCCGTGATTGCAACTCGGCGAGCGACTGAATTGGCCCGTCGTCACCAACATCGATTTCATGTACTGCACGTTTCGACGGCCGCCGAATTGCCGTTGCTGGTCGATGGATCGCCTTTTGTGACAGCCGAGATTTGTTTGCACCACATTTTTTTCAACGTTGACGATTACCCGCGTCTGGGAAGTCGAATTCAAATGAACCCTTCGATCAAAACGAAGTCCGACAACGATGGTTTGTGGAACGCACTGCTCGACGGAACCATCCAAGTGATTGCGACGGATCACGCACCGCACACGTTGGAAGAAAAATCAAAACCCTATCCGGAGAGCCCCTCGGGTTTGCCTGCAGTCGAGAACTCGTTGGCGTTGATGTTGGACCGAGTGGTGACGGGGCGGTGTACGATTAACCAGGTCGCGTCGTGGATGTGCGATGCACCTGCGCGTGTCTGGGATATCGTTGGCAAGGGCAGAATCGAGGCAGGTTACGATGCGGATTTAGTCCTGGTCGATTTGCAGAAACAGCGAACTATTTGCGACGAGGAACAGCACACCAAGACAAGGTGGAGTCCGTGGCACGGATCGACCCTGACGGGGTGGCCAGTTGCCACGTACGTTGGCGGTCACCGGGTGTGGAGCGACGAAGCCGGATTCGACGAGTCTTTCCGCGGCGCTAAACTGAAGTTTGATCATTCACGCGGCGGATATTGGAATACGATGGGCGGAATCGGGCCGGCAGAATGA